From Gammaproteobacteria bacterium, a single genomic window includes:
- a CDS encoding PDZ domain-containing protein — TMGIVSATGRGDLGVANFEDFIQTDAAINVGNSGGALVNSRGELVGINTAVPDRTNRRPPEGIGFAIPVNLVRGVMAQLIEHGRVIRGYLGVDTVELPPAYARRYGIEGWAVQVTDVTGPAAAAGILPGDILTHIDGQRVLRQRQAMSLVAGAQPGEHVKITVLRPGGVVLETEAVLDDRGLRPGS; from the coding sequence CACGATGGGCATCGTGAGCGCCACGGGCCGCGGCGATCTCGGCGTCGCGAACTTCGAGGACTTCATTCAAACCGACGCGGCGATCAACGTCGGCAACTCCGGCGGTGCGCTGGTGAACAGCCGCGGCGAGCTGGTCGGGATCAACACCGCGGTTCCCGACCGTACGAATCGTAGGCCGCCGGAGGGGATCGGCTTCGCGATTCCCGTGAACCTCGTGCGCGGCGTCATGGCGCAGCTGATCGAGCACGGGCGGGTGATCCGCGGCTATCTCGGCGTCGACACCGTCGAGCTGCCGCCGGCCTATGCGCGCCGGTACGGGATCGAGGGCTGGGCCGTGCAGGTCACCGACGTCACCGGGCCGGCTGCCGCGGCCGGCATCCTGCCCGGCGACATTCTCACGCACATCGACGGCCAGCGCGTGCTGCGCCAGCGCCAGGCGATGAGCCTCGTCGCCGGTGCGCAGCCCGGCGAGCACGTCAAGATCACGGTCCTCCGGCCCGGGGGCGTCGTCCTCGAGACCGAGGCCGTGCTCGACGACCGGGGCCTCCGCCCGGGCAGCTGA
- the murA gene encoding UDP-N-acetylglucosamine 1-carboxyvinyltransferase: MDKLEITGGTALDGEVRISGAKNAALPILAGTLLAERPVVLSNVPHLNDVTTTVKLLRRMGVEITFHDGVKLEVDATQIREYLAPYELVKTMRASILVLGPLVGRYGRADVSLPGGCAIGARPVDLHVAGLRAMGASISVEDGYIRARAKRLKGARLVLDTVTVTGTENLMMAAVCAQGETVIENAAREPEVVDLARFLVGMGARIEGAGTATIHVQGVDALGTVEHTVMPDRIETGTYLVAGAITSGRVKVSRTRPDQLDAVLQKLREAGAAITEGPDWIELDMRGRRPVSVDIRTAPFPGFPTDMQAQFCALNAIAAGTGAITETIFENRFQHALELQRMGANLSIQGNTVVCRGVERLAGAPVMATDLRASASLVLAGLAARGTTTIDRIYHIDRGYECIEEKLLQLGAEIRRLPSRAPSGAASR; encoded by the coding sequence TTGGACAAGCTCGAGATCACCGGCGGCACCGCGCTCGACGGCGAGGTCAGGATATCCGGCGCGAAGAACGCCGCGCTGCCGATCCTCGCCGGCACGCTGCTCGCGGAACGCCCCGTCGTGCTGTCGAACGTCCCGCACCTGAACGACGTGACCACGACGGTGAAGCTGCTCCGTCGGATGGGCGTCGAGATCACGTTTCACGACGGCGTGAAGCTCGAGGTCGACGCTACGCAGATCCGCGAGTATCTCGCGCCGTACGAGCTCGTGAAGACGATGCGGGCCTCGATCCTCGTCCTCGGGCCGCTCGTCGGGCGGTACGGCCGGGCGGATGTCTCGCTGCCCGGCGGCTGCGCGATCGGCGCCCGCCCGGTCGACCTGCACGTCGCCGGCCTGCGCGCGATGGGCGCGTCGATCTCGGTCGAGGACGGCTACATTCGCGCCCGTGCGAAGCGCCTGAAGGGCGCCCGGCTCGTGCTCGACACGGTCACGGTCACCGGAACCGAGAACCTGATGATGGCGGCCGTCTGCGCGCAGGGCGAGACCGTGATCGAGAACGCGGCGCGCGAGCCCGAGGTCGTGGACCTCGCGAGGTTCCTCGTCGGCATGGGGGCGAGAATCGAGGGCGCCGGCACGGCCACGATCCACGTGCAGGGCGTCGACGCGCTCGGCACCGTCGAGCATACGGTGATGCCGGACCGGATCGAGACGGGCACGTACCTCGTGGCCGGCGCGATCACGTCCGGCCGCGTGAAGGTGTCGCGCACGCGCCCCGATCAGCTCGACGCCGTGCTGCAGAAGCTGCGGGAGGCGGGCGCGGCGATCACCGAAGGACCCGACTGGATCGAGCTCGACATGCGCGGGCGGCGGCCCGTTTCCGTGGACATCCGCACGGCGCCGTTCCCGGGCTTCCCGACCGACATGCAGGCGCAGTTCTGCGCGCTGAACGCGATTGCGGCCGGCACCGGCGCGATCACCGAGACGATCTTCGAGAACCGCTTTCAGCATGCGCTCGAGCTGCAGCGGATGGGCGCGAACCTGTCGATCCAGGGCAACACGGTGGTGTGCAGGGGCGTGGAGCGGCTCGCCGGCGCGCCGGTCATGGCCACCGACCTGCGCGCGTCCGCGTCGCTCGTGCTCGCCGGCCTCGCGGCCCGCGGCACGACGACGATCGACCGCATCTACCACATCGACCGCGGGTACGAGTGCATCGAGGAGAAGCTGCTTCAGCTCGGTGCCGAAATTCGCCGTCTGCCGAGCCGCGCGCCGTCCGGCGCGGCGAGCCGCTGA